In one Lolium rigidum isolate FL_2022 chromosome 3, APGP_CSIRO_Lrig_0.1, whole genome shotgun sequence genomic region, the following are encoded:
- the LOC124702733 gene encoding ABC transporter F family member 4 produces MSRKNAAGSSSSSSSGAAGKKEKPLSVSAMLASMDGPGANAKPAKGAAKPKAKPSKSKALASAYGDIDLPSSSEEEDEEDVAAVIAKPKSVRATVDLNALAPSDKDSKKKDKREVMAAVAAEAAKREALRDDRDAFSVVIGARVPGSAGAAEADAVDGNIRDIVLDNFSVSARGKELLKGASLRISHGRRYGLVGPNGMGKSTLLKLLAWRQVPVPKNIDVLLVEQEIVGDDRSATEAVVAANEELTALRAEQAKLEASNDPDDNDRLAEVYEKLNLCDSDAARARASKILAGLGFDQAMQARSTKSFSGGWRMRISLARALFMQPTLLLLDEPTNHLDLRAVLWLEQYLCSQWKKTLIVVSHDRDFLNTVCNDIIHLHDKSLHVYRGNFDDFESGYEQKRKEMNKKFEVYEKQMKAARKTGSKAAQDKVKGQALSKAHKEVAKGKGKGKNVANDDDNVKPADLPQKWLDYKVEFHFPEPTLLTPPLLQLIEVGFSYPGRPDFKLSDVDVGIDMGTRVAIVGPNGAGKSTLLNLLAGDLTPGEGEARRSQKLRIGRYSQHFVDLLTMEENAVQYLLRLHPDQEGMSKAEAVRAKLGKFGLPGHNHLTPIVKLSGGQKARVVFTSISMAHPHILLLDEPTNHLDMQSIDALADALDEFTGGVVLVSHDSRLISRVCEDEQKSQIWVVEDGTVEKYDGSFEDYKDELMAEIKKEVDE; encoded by the coding sequence atgagcCGCAAAAACGCCGCcggctcatcctcctcctcctcctccggcgccgccggcaaGAAGGAGAAGCCCCTCTCCGTGTCCGCTATGCTAGCTTCGATGGACGGGCCGGGGGCCAACGCCAAGCCCGCCAAGGGGGCTGCCAAACCCAAAGCCAAGCCCTCCAAGTCCAAGGCGCTCGCGTCGGCCTACGGCGACATCGACCtgccctcctcctccgaggaggaggacgaggaggacgtcgccgccgtcatcgccAAGCCCAAGTCGGTCCGCGCCACCGTCGACCTCAACGCCCTCGCGCCCTCCGACAAGGACTCCAAGAAGAAGGACAAGCGCGAGGTCAtggcggccgtcgccgccgaggcCGCCAAGCGGGAGGCGCTCCGCGACGACCGCGACGCCTTCTCCGTCGTCATCGGCGCGCGCGTCCCCGGATCCGCCGGGGCCGCCGAGGCCGACGCCGTCGACGGGAACATCAGGGACATCGTGCTCGACAACTTCTCCGTCTCCGCGCGAGGGAAGGAGCTCCTCAAGGGCGCCTCGCTCCGGATCTCGCACGGCCGCCGGTACGGCCTCGTGGGGCCCAACGGCATGGGCAAATCTACCCTTCTCAAGCTGCTCGCCTGGCGCCAGGTCCCCGTGCCCAAGAACATCGATGTCCTGCTCGTGGAGCAGGAGATTGTGGGTGATGACCGTTCCGCGACTGAGGCGGTGGTTGCGGCCAACGAAGAGCTCACGGCGCTCCGGGCTGAGCAGGCAAAGCTCGAGGCCTCCAACGACCCCGATGACAACGACAGGCTCGCCGAGGTGTATGAGAAGCTCAACCTATGCGACTCAGATGCCGCACGGGCGCGTGCGTCCAAGATCCTTGCTGGTCTGGGGTTTGATCAGGCGATGCAGGCAAGGTCCACAAAGTCCTTCAGCGGTGGCTGGAGGATGCGCATCTCCCTTGCCCGTGCCCTCTTCATGCAGCCAACTTTGCTGCTCCTTGATGAGCCTACCAACCATCTGGACCTCCGGGCTGTGCTTTGGCTGGAGCAGTACCTCTGCTCGCAGTGGAAGAAGACACTTATTGTGGTGTCCCATGACCGCGACTTCCTCAACACAGTGTGCAATGACATCATACATCTGCACGACAAGAGTCTGCATGTTTACCGTGGCAACTTTGATGATTTCGAGAGTGGGTATGAGCagaagaggaaggagatgaaTAAGAAGTTTGAGGTTTATGAAAAGCAGATGAAAGCAGCAAGGAAAACTGGGAGCAAGGCTGCACAGGATAAGGTTAAAGGCCAGGCACTGTCAAAGGCTCATAAAGAAGTTGCCAAGGGGAAGGGCAAGGGGAAGAATGTGGCCAACGATGATGATAATGTCAAGCCAGCGGATCTGCCACAGAAGTGGCTTGACTACAAAGTCGAGTTCCACTTCCCAGAGCCTACTTTGCTCACACCACCACTCCTTCAGCTCATTGAAGTGGGCTTCAGCTACCCTGGCCGCCCCGACTTCAAGTTGTCAGATGTTGATGTTGGCATTGACATGGGAACACGTGTTGCCATTGTTGGGCCCAATGGCGCTGGAAAGTCTACTCTTCTCAATTTACTTGCTGGTGATCTCACCCCAGGTGAAGGTGAGGCAAGAAGGAGCCAAAAACTTAGGATTGGACGCTACTCACAGCATTTTGTCGACTTGTTGACAATGGAGGAAAATGCGGTTCAGTATTTACTCAGGCTCCACCCTGACCAGGAGGGAATGAGCAAAGCAGAGGCTGTCCGTGCCAAGCTTGGAAAATTTGGCTTGCCAGGTCACAACCATCTTACTCCCATTGTTAAATTATCTGGAGGTCAGAAGGCCCGTGTTGTGTTCACTTCGATATCAATGGCACATCCTCACATTCTCCTGCTGGATGAGCCGACTAATCACTTGGACATGCAAAGTATTGATGCTTTGGCTGATGCTCTGGATGAATTTACTGGAGGTGTGGTCTTGGTTAGCCATGACTCACGGTTGATATCTCGAGTTTGTGAAGATGAGCAGAAGAGCCAGATATGGGTTGTGGAGGATGGCACTGTGGAGAAATATGACGGCTCCTTTGAGGATTACAAGGATGAACTAATGGCAGAAATAAAGAAGGAAGTCGATGAGTAA
- the LOC124698691 gene encoding peroxidase 56-like, which yields MAMWVSLLPPPRLLLPLLVLLLPVVAAVHGGYGHSNLTVGFYRHSCPDAEAIVREVVAEAVEDDRTVTAPLLRLHFHDCFVRGCDASVLLNSTKNNTAEKDAKPNHTLDAFDVIDTIKEKLEKKCPRTVSCADILAIAARDAVSLATKVVTKGEWRKDGNLYEVETGRRDGRESSAKEAAVHLPDSFDGILKLIARFKSKGLGLKDLAVLSGAHALGNSHCPSMEKRLRNFTAQYDMDPTLDTAYAATLKQQCTKPEDNETELAMVPGSSTTFDATYYRLVTEKKGLFHSDEALLSNGATRMLVYSYMRSEKRFFSDFGVSMLNMGRVDVLTGREGEIRRRCAVVN from the exons ATGGCAATGTGGGTGTCTCTGCTTCCTCCTCCCAGGCTCCTGCTTCCTttgctggtgctgctgctgccggtGGTTGCTGCCGTCCATGGTGGGTATGGCCATAGCAACCTCACAGTCGGGTTCTACAGGCACTCGTGCCCCGACGCCGAGGCCATTGTCCGCGAGGTTGTCGCCGAGGCCGTGGAGGACGACCGGACCGTCACCGCGCCGTTGCTCAGGCTGcacttccacgactgcttcgtcaGG GGTTGCGACGCATCTGTGCTGCTCAACTCGACCAAGAACAACACGGCGGAGAAGGACGCCAAGCCCAACCACACTCTGGACGCGTTCGACGTCATCGACACGATCAAGGAGAAGCTGGAGAAGAAGTGCCCCCGCACCGTCTCCTGTGCTGACATCCTCGCCATAGCCGCCAGAGACGCAGTCTCGCTG GCTACGAAAGTGGTGACCAAGGGAGAGTGGCGCAAGGACGGCAACCTGTACGAGGTGGAGacaggccggcgagatggccgcgAGTCCAGCGCCAAGGAGGCGGCGGTGCACTTGCCTGATTCCTTTGATGGAATCCTCAAGCTCATCGCGAGGTTTAAGTCCAAGGGCCTCGGACTCAAGGATCTGGCCGTTCTATCAG GTGCTCACGCGCTGGGGAACTCTCACTGCCCATCGATGGAGAAGAGGCTGCGCAACTTCACGGCTCAGTACGACATGGATCCGACACTGGACACGGCCTACGCGGCGACGCTGAAGCAGCAGTGCACGAAGCCCGAGGACAACGAGACTGAGCTGGCGATGGTGCCCGGGAGCTCGACGACGTTCGACGCCACCTACTACCGCCTCGtcacggagaagaagggcctgTTCCACTCCGACGAGGCGCTGCTCAGCAACGGTGCCACCAGAATGCTCGTGTACAGCTACATGAGGTCGGAGAAGAGGTTCTTCAGCGACTTCGGGGTGTCCATGCTGAACATGGGCAGGGTTGATGTGCTCACCGGTCGCGAGGGGGAGATAAGGAGGAGATGCGCCGTTGTCAACTAA